The sequence GTGGTCGTGGTCGTCACAGATGCTGGCACTGACTTCAGCCTGCGGCGTATGGAGCGCTACTTCACCATCATCACACGCAGTGGTGCCAAAGCGGTGGTCCTGGTGAACAAGTCAGACCTTTATGAAAAGGCTGACAATGAAGAAGCCGCGGAGCAGATCCGTGCACTGAATCCTGAGGCGGACGTGCACATCACTTGCGCGACTAAAAAGCGAAGTCTTTCGGTCTTGCGCCAGTACCTGAAAAAAGGCCAGACGGTGACACTCATTGGCTCCAGCGGTGTGGGAAAATCTTCCGTGCTGAATCAACTTCTCGGTGATGAGTATCAGTGGACGGATGATGTCAATGAACTCACAGGGAAGGGGCGTCACACCACCACCGCGCGTGAGTTGATCATCCTGCCGAAAGGGGGGATTCTCATTGACAATCCTGGCATCAAAGAGGTCCAGATGTGGACGAATGAAATCACCCTCAGGGAAGGGTTTGCGGACATCGAACAACTCGCTCTCCAGTGTAAGTTCGGCGATTGTAAACACGGTAAGGACGCAGGCTGCGCGATCCGTGCTGCTCTAGAGGCAGGCAAATTGGATGCCGGACGTTATGAGGGATTTCTCAAATTGGACGACGAGATCGAAAAACTCCGCCGAAGCCGCAAAAAACGTCAAATGACGGTGGAGCGCCGCTCCAAACGAGAACTTCGTGCCCAGGTGCGTCAATATGAAAAAAGACGTGATCCTGAGCATGAATTGGAACCTCGCGAACGCCGCCAAGGCGGAAAATAGGC comes from Prosthecobacter dejongeii and encodes:
- the rsgA gene encoding ribosome small subunit-dependent GTPase A, with translation MTLLDIGWNAAFEEAFAPYYKEGWVPARLTRDNKITYGALVGDGDEYEAIMCGKVYHDAETDADLPAVGDWVALEVGQEDQEHVIRARLPRQTCFSRKMAGKSTEEQVIAANVDVVVVVTDAGTDFSLRRMERYFTIITRSGAKAVVLVNKSDLYEKADNEEAAEQIRALNPEADVHITCATKKRSLSVLRQYLKKGQTVTLIGSSGVGKSSVLNQLLGDEYQWTDDVNELTGKGRHTTTARELIILPKGGILIDNPGIKEVQMWTNEITLREGFADIEQLALQCKFGDCKHGKDAGCAIRAALEAGKLDAGRYEGFLKLDDEIEKLRRSRKKRQMTVERRSKRELRAQVRQYEKRRDPEHELEPRERRQGGK